Proteins from a genomic interval of Paenibacillus sp. FSL R5-0623:
- a CDS encoding CD3324 family protein produces the protein MKYSKAESIFPEELLRIIQEYVQGELVYIPKPKETHLKWGEKTESKSKVFARNAEIKSLFLNGVRIEELADRYFLSCESIKKIVYTKN, from the coding sequence ATGAAATATTCAAAAGCCGAGTCTATTTTTCCGGAAGAATTGCTACGTATCATTCAAGAATACGTTCAAGGCGAATTGGTTTATATCCCCAAACCCAAAGAGACGCATCTAAAATGGGGCGAGAAAACAGAGAGCAAGAGTAAGGTCTTTGCTCGAAACGCTGAAATTAAATCCTTATTCCTTAATGGAGTCAGGATAGAGGAGTTGGCGGATCGGTATTTCTTGTCCTGTGAAAGTATTAAGAAAATAGTCTATACAAAGAATTAA
- a CDS encoding nucleotidyltransferase domain-containing protein, whose protein sequence is MKENIKKMLLDKNELLINMVIERVKRDFLDDIAIIGLTGSFSTGDFHEKSDLDLIIINNTEKGWGISDCFILDDVGYDIYCTPWDSRIQEQSTLESPNVSSLTDLKVLYYAKPEDLEKLNDFRQKALDALANPIGEACLNRANQWIDMAKQAYSNTMLGEDIGSVRYASGEVLYNLVNALVSMNNTCIKRGIKRYLEEIRLFRYVPDDLEPLYMSIIEAHTIEDIRIASFNMLSSVTRLHRTMCDNFIVKPAPSFDNLRGTYEELWCNYRNKILNSVISNDAPYVFLSAFGAHGYLDEMAVEKGTQKFDLMQYFDASNLPVMKEKFLEVMDDYLDEYNKVGREVKRFTTFEQLYAHYMNH, encoded by the coding sequence ATGAAAGAAAACATAAAAAAGATGTTGCTGGACAAAAATGAATTGCTCATTAACATGGTGATCGAACGCGTAAAAAGAGATTTTCTAGACGATATCGCCATTATTGGGCTTACTGGTTCGTTTAGCACCGGGGACTTTCACGAGAAGAGTGATCTTGATTTAATTATCATTAATAATACAGAAAAGGGATGGGGCATATCCGATTGCTTTATCCTGGATGACGTTGGATATGACATCTATTGCACGCCATGGGACTCAAGAATACAAGAGCAATCCACCTTGGAGAGTCCCAACGTATCGAGTCTAACTGACCTCAAAGTACTCTACTATGCAAAACCTGAGGATCTGGAGAAATTGAACGACTTCCGGCAAAAAGCGCTTGATGCACTTGCTAACCCGATAGGAGAAGCATGTCTTAATCGCGCAAATCAATGGATCGATATGGCTAAGCAAGCATACAGCAATACGATGCTGGGTGAAGATATCGGTTCTGTGCGTTATGCATCTGGTGAAGTTTTGTATAATCTAGTTAATGCCTTGGTCAGCATGAATAACACGTGCATCAAACGAGGGATTAAGCGATATTTGGAAGAGATACGCTTGTTTCGCTATGTTCCGGATGATCTCGAACCCTTATACATGTCAATCATTGAAGCTCATACCATTGAAGATATCCGAATAGCATCTTTTAATATGTTAAGCAGTGTTACGAGGTTGCATAGAACGATGTGTGATAACTTCATTGTTAAACCGGCTCCGTCCTTTGATAATCTGAGGGGGACATACGAAGAATTGTGGTGCAACTACCGCAATAAAATATTGAACAGTGTTATATCGAACGATGCTCCCTACGTCTTTCTTTCCGCCTTTGGAGCACATGGATATCTTGATGAAATGGCTGTAGAGAAAGGAACTCAGAAATTTGATCTTATGCAGTACTTTGATGCAAGCAATTTACCAGTTATGAAAGAGAAGTTCCTTGAAGTGATGGATGACTATCTAGATGAATATAATAAGGTCGGCAGAGAAGTCAAACGTTTTACAACCTTCGAGCAACTATATGCCCATTATATGAATCACTGA
- a CDS encoding spore germination protein, which produces MVEKNEPQMKNHQKSTWLDDLKQLLNHMEDAEIIEHKIGTSASVHLIFIKTLIDQERLNEAIIQPLHQSGGNSLSSCIINSEVSEVKSLEDAGQKIMQGCILLHDSVNDQWLGVQLENPLGRAVESSQTETVIYGAKDSFSEQIDKNITMLRRRLPITTLKTESFTIGSLSKTKVVLMYIDGIINPEFVSIARKKIESVDFDQFLDSAQLAAFIEDHNHTVFPQFLQTDRPDACAYALGEGKLTLLVSNSPFALICPITLFHLFQSPEDYFLRWPVASFLRLMRYGSFIISLTMIPFYVALTTFHYQMVPLPILFVLLESRSKLPFTPFVEGLFMIVTLEIIKEASLRMPTKTSQTLGVIGGIVIGQAAVEAGFASKVLIVLMGISAIAFFLVPNYQMTKSMVLLQVFLLILASVLGLPGIVVGLIGILAHIHALTSLGQPYLAPLSPFYGKDWIDLFIRGPLIWMKTRPSNLKTLQKWRQEKMKK; this is translated from the coding sequence ATGGTTGAAAAAAACGAGCCTCAAATGAAAAATCATCAAAAATCTACATGGCTTGATGATTTAAAACAACTATTAAACCATATGGAAGACGCTGAAATCATTGAACACAAAATAGGTACGAGTGCTTCAGTCCATCTTATATTTATAAAAACGTTAATAGATCAAGAACGTTTAAACGAGGCGATTATTCAGCCACTTCATCAATCAGGCGGAAATTCGCTTTCTTCATGCATCATCAATTCCGAAGTTTCGGAAGTTAAATCGCTCGAAGATGCTGGGCAAAAAATAATGCAAGGATGTATCCTTCTCCACGATTCAGTCAACGATCAATGGCTAGGTGTACAATTGGAGAATCCTCTTGGTCGGGCAGTTGAATCTTCCCAAACGGAAACGGTCATATATGGAGCGAAAGACAGCTTCAGCGAACAAATCGATAAAAACATTACAATGCTGCGCAGACGTTTGCCTATAACGACATTAAAAACAGAAAGCTTTACTATCGGATCACTAAGCAAAACAAAGGTTGTGTTAATGTACATAGACGGAATCATTAATCCTGAATTTGTTTCCATTGCAAGAAAGAAAATTGAAAGTGTGGATTTCGATCAGTTTCTAGACTCCGCACAGCTTGCAGCTTTTATTGAAGATCATAACCATACAGTCTTTCCGCAGTTTCTACAAACGGATCGGCCGGATGCCTGTGCCTACGCCTTAGGTGAAGGTAAGCTGACTTTATTGGTCTCCAATTCACCGTTTGCTTTAATTTGTCCCATTACATTATTTCATCTCTTCCAATCGCCAGAAGACTACTTCCTGCGTTGGCCAGTCGCCAGTTTCTTGCGTTTAATGAGGTATGGAAGTTTTATTATTTCTTTGACGATGATTCCTTTTTATGTAGCGTTAACGACATTTCATTACCAAATGGTTCCACTGCCGATTCTTTTCGTATTATTGGAATCGAGAAGCAAATTGCCTTTTACTCCGTTTGTGGAAGGACTTTTCATGATCGTAACGCTGGAAATCATCAAAGAAGCCAGTTTGCGAATGCCGACCAAAACGAGTCAAACTTTAGGGGTTATCGGTGGTATTGTCATTGGACAAGCGGCTGTAGAAGCAGGCTTTGCAAGTAAAGTATTAATTGTTTTGATGGGTATATCCGCTATTGCTTTCTTTTTAGTTCCCAACTATCAAATGACAAAATCCATGGTTCTGTTGCAAGTGTTTCTTCTTATCCTTGCATCGGTTCTTGGGCTGCCAGGAATCGTGGTCGGGCTAATCGGGATTCTTGCGCATATCCATGCACTAACGTCATTAGGTCAACCTTATCTGGCACCTCTTTCTCCTTTTTACGGGAAGGATTGGATTGACCTCTTTATTCGCGGGCCTCTGATTTGGATGAAAACGCGTCCGAGTAATCTAAAAACATTACAGAAATGGCGACAGGAGAAGATGAAGAAATGA
- a CDS encoding GerAB/ArcD/ProY family transporter, with translation MATGEDEEMKTLSLFKQTSTLGSIHFLLLVNRTQMHYFVLIMPVYLVHSYMVWGIVALGLLSQLNLMMLSRWFASSYAAKGYQGFVQLFGKRAVHIFAILGFLIILLKISIITLGYVEMLHSFIYPSMNKTWLILVILSISLFVASHGMEKTLRFVVIAFLCGAWILLMFIPFFFSSISDYRDLYPLIPTEWSGQSWQGLLFIWSAFSGPVYLAFIVPWLSSNTKITKYLVMGNMLTILEYSLLFIASVLFYGSNFLSKINFPVAYMGSYLQTSGLERIEYILISFHMFNYVFDISILLLCFYGAARVFMKKMNSSTTLTGLLSSWFVILISIIIMDQWLWQTVPGQTMLLNLQIWLGAFIYLLVPAILFTVVKRKESMQA, from the coding sequence ATGGCGACAGGAGAAGATGAAGAAATGAAGACTCTATCCTTATTCAAGCAAACCTCCACCCTTGGCAGTATCCATTTCCTTTTATTGGTTAATCGTACGCAAATGCATTATTTTGTTCTAATCATGCCCGTTTATTTGGTCCATTCCTATATGGTTTGGGGTATTGTCGCCTTGGGGCTGCTGTCTCAACTTAATTTGATGATGCTGTCCAGATGGTTTGCTTCCAGTTATGCAGCCAAAGGCTATCAAGGATTTGTACAGCTTTTTGGAAAACGAGCGGTTCACATTTTCGCGATACTTGGTTTTTTGATAATACTGTTGAAAATTTCAATCATCACTCTGGGTTACGTTGAAATGCTCCATAGTTTTATTTATCCATCAATGAATAAAACGTGGCTGATCCTCGTTATTCTATCGATCAGTTTATTTGTGGCTTCACATGGCATGGAGAAAACATTGCGTTTTGTCGTTATCGCCTTTCTATGCGGGGCGTGGATCTTACTCATGTTTATTCCTTTTTTCTTTTCATCGATTTCAGATTACCGCGATTTGTATCCTCTAATCCCCACCGAATGGTCAGGGCAATCATGGCAGGGTTTGTTGTTTATATGGTCGGCATTTTCCGGTCCAGTGTATTTGGCCTTTATTGTTCCATGGCTAAGCTCCAACACAAAAATAACCAAATATCTTGTCATGGGCAACATGCTGACGATTTTGGAATATTCATTATTGTTCATAGCTTCGGTATTGTTCTATGGTTCCAACTTCTTAAGCAAGATCAACTTTCCGGTAGCATACATGGGGAGCTATCTTCAAACGAGCGGTTTAGAACGAATCGAGTACATTCTTATCTCTTTCCATATGTTTAATTACGTATTTGACATTTCAATTCTGTTGTTGTGTTTTTATGGAGCTGCAAGAGTTTTTATGAAAAAAATGAATTCAAGTACAACACTGACTGGATTGTTGTCGAGTTGGTTCGTCATTTTGATAAGTATCATCATCATGGATCAATGGTTATGGCAAACGGTTCCGGGTCAAACGATGTTACTGAACCTTCAAATCTGGCTAGGAGCATTCATTTATTTGCTTGTTCCTGCGATCCTTTTCACTGTGGTTAAACGAAAGGAGAGTATGCAGGCATGA
- a CDS encoding Ger(x)C family spore germination C-terminal domain-containing protein, with protein MIPYKYYGLLAIVSLMWITGCSAPYAENNLIEEIAPVVFWSVDKGTEGKFKISTLVPPLIEEKKRFLSKEVDLIKQGGKEFNLIYYRELKQGQLRILLINEKLAKEEGIEKLINTILVDPDISMRVYLVVVRGDFDEYIINQLTKQENQDYFLYRMLRHYEKHNQGEMSIVNIHQFMKKLYSPLKDPILPVFQADKNNFNYVGTAMFRNDKEAMVTQDISDEIFQLLDNDHFLKVLAIPKLSISLGRVRSNIRMKLSSDYSSLSLHVVLKGRIEEYQGDKNIQNEEELEHFIHEIEVYLEEQTSVLLKSMQRLKVDPLEVGTHSLKPFSKQLTEEQWLKYWENMKINVDFDIKIQPLINVER; from the coding sequence ATGATACCATACAAGTATTATGGTTTATTGGCGATTGTAAGCCTTATGTGGATAACCGGCTGCTCTGCTCCATATGCCGAAAACAATCTGATCGAAGAGATCGCTCCGGTCGTTTTCTGGTCGGTTGACAAGGGGACGGAGGGAAAGTTTAAAATCAGCACTTTAGTACCACCACTCATCGAAGAAAAAAAACGATTTCTCTCCAAGGAAGTTGATCTGATAAAGCAGGGAGGCAAGGAGTTTAATTTAATTTATTATCGGGAACTGAAACAGGGGCAGCTGCGAATATTATTAATCAATGAGAAACTGGCAAAAGAAGAAGGTATTGAAAAGCTGATCAATACGATATTGGTAGATCCCGATATTTCAATGCGTGTCTATTTAGTGGTTGTTAGAGGGGATTTTGATGAATACATAATAAATCAATTGACGAAGCAAGAAAACCAAGATTATTTTCTTTATCGGATGCTAAGGCATTACGAGAAGCATAACCAGGGTGAAATGAGCATTGTCAATATTCATCAATTTATGAAGAAGTTATATTCTCCTCTTAAGGATCCGATTCTTCCCGTTTTTCAAGCGGATAAGAACAATTTCAATTACGTTGGAACGGCCATGTTCCGAAATGACAAAGAAGCAATGGTCACTCAAGACATAAGCGATGAAATTTTTCAACTTCTGGATAACGATCATTTCTTAAAAGTCTTGGCCATTCCAAAGTTATCGATCAGTTTAGGACGTGTTCGATCCAATATTCGCATGAAACTATCGAGTGACTATTCATCCTTGTCTTTACATGTGGTACTGAAAGGAAGAATTGAGGAATATCAGGGAGATAAGAATATTCAAAACGAGGAAGAATTGGAACATTTCATTCATGAGATTGAGGTATATCTTGAGGAACAAACGTCAGTATTATTAAAAAGCATGCAACGGTTGAAAGTGGATCCCTTAGAAGTTGGCACACATTCGCTTAAGCCGTTTTCTAAACAACTAACGGAAGAGCAATGGCTAAAATATTGGGAAAATATGAAAATTAATGTTGACTTCGACATCAAAATACAGCCTTTAATTAATGTTGAACGGTAG
- a CDS encoding nuclear transport factor 2 family protein: MDLNHLPSVIGKYITASNKPDPAVFVDCFSENAVVLDEGKKRNGKQAIREWSDQNHFAANVTLEPTKAKKIGDEIVLTCKLDGTYDKTGLPDPLLLNYHFVIVDDKIVRLSIV, translated from the coding sequence ATGGATCTCAATCATTTACCATCTGTAATTGGCAAATACATTACTGCATCGAACAAGCCAGACCCCGCAGTGTTTGTAGATTGTTTTTCAGAGAATGCCGTTGTGTTGGATGAAGGAAAAAAGCGAAATGGCAAACAGGCGATTCGGGAATGGAGTGATCAAAACCATTTTGCGGCGAATGTAACCTTAGAGCCAACAAAAGCAAAAAAAATAGGTGATGAAATTGTGTTAACATGCAAGCTGGATGGTACTTATGACAAGACTGGACTACCCGATCCACTATTATTGAATTATCATTTTGTTATTGTTGACGATAAGATCGTCAGACTTTCCATTGTTTAA
- a CDS encoding SDR family oxidoreductase: MHKQFEFSVSEFEGKKVLVTGGTKGMGQAVVKRLANGGATVLTTARSLSTDLPNSVKFVQADVATPEGIEQIITAVKEQLGGIDIIVHCVGGSTTPPGGALVLSDEDWLHTLNWNLLAAVRLDRGLIPLMLKNKSGVILHFTSIQRRLPLYETTLAYASAKAALTNYSKGLSNEFSPQGIRINTLSPGFIQTEAADALIDRIATETGSRESALEQLMTSLGGIPIGRPGFPEEVAELVAFLVSDRAASITGSEYVIDGGTIPTV; encoded by the coding sequence ATGCATAAACAATTTGAGTTTTCTGTATCGGAATTTGAAGGTAAAAAGGTGCTTGTAACCGGAGGAACAAAGGGAATGGGGCAAGCTGTTGTAAAAAGACTTGCAAACGGCGGAGCTACAGTCCTTACTACTGCCCGTTCCCTATCAACTGACTTACCAAATTCAGTAAAATTTGTGCAAGCAGATGTCGCCACACCTGAAGGGATAGAACAAATAATTACAGCAGTAAAAGAGCAACTTGGAGGTATCGATATTATTGTCCATTGCGTAGGTGGATCAACGACACCACCAGGAGGTGCACTTGTATTGAGTGATGAGGATTGGCTTCATACATTAAATTGGAATTTGCTCGCAGCAGTTCGACTTGATCGTGGCTTAATTCCACTTATGTTAAAAAATAAATCAGGTGTTATTCTTCATTTCACTTCCATCCAGAGACGTTTGCCTTTATATGAAACTACACTGGCTTATGCATCTGCCAAAGCCGCGCTGACTAACTATAGCAAGGGATTATCGAATGAATTTTCCCCTCAAGGAATTCGCATAAATACGTTGTCTCCCGGGTTTATTCAGACAGAAGCAGCTGACGCATTAATTGATCGGATCGCAACGGAAACCGGAAGTCGAGAAAGTGCGCTTGAACAACTTATGACTTCACTCGGAGGTATTCCAATTGGTCGGCCAGGATTTCCTGAAGAAGTCGCTGAGCTGGTCGCATTTCTGGTCTCGGACCGAGCAGCTTCTATTACAGGTAGTGAATATGTCATAGATGGAGGAACTATTCCTACCGTCTAA
- a CDS encoding LysR family transcriptional regulator yields MELTQLEYFMTVARLEHMTLASKKLGITQPALSHAIAKLENEIGAPLFERNGRNIKLNRNGTMFSKWIGRALQNIENGLKEIEEWSNPDTGVITLSYLNILGVELIPSLIRSYQLKYPKVRFELTQGNLGDIDAHLEQGFSDIMITSRESTLDNHHWKTIQNVPLYIVVPAQHRYADCSALSLAELSGEPFIGLKNNCGLKATILSRFQHTGFFLASAYEAEDLITVAGFIKSGLGVSVLPKTLGLMLDELVWIPIIDEGWYWEIGLKWRDDHHISPAAKRFIEYVDTLHQGE; encoded by the coding sequence ATGGAACTTACACAATTAGAGTACTTTATGACCGTTGCACGGCTTGAACATATGACCTTAGCCTCCAAAAAACTTGGTATTACTCAGCCAGCGTTAAGTCATGCCATTGCCAAGCTCGAAAATGAAATAGGAGCTCCTTTATTTGAGCGAAATGGACGAAACATAAAGCTGAACCGAAACGGTACAATGTTCTCTAAATGGATTGGTCGAGCTCTACAAAATATTGAAAATGGCCTAAAGGAAATCGAAGAGTGGTCCAACCCGGATACTGGTGTGATTACGTTGTCTTATCTAAACATTCTCGGTGTTGAATTAATCCCTAGCCTAATTCGAAGTTATCAATTGAAGTATCCCAAAGTTCGGTTCGAATTGACACAAGGGAACTTAGGAGATATTGATGCACATCTGGAGCAAGGATTTTCGGATATTATGATTACATCGAGGGAATCTACTTTGGATAATCATCACTGGAAGACGATTCAAAATGTTCCTTTATACATTGTTGTTCCCGCTCAACATCGTTATGCAGATTGTAGCGCTCTTAGTTTGGCAGAGCTGTCTGGCGAGCCATTTATTGGATTGAAAAACAACTGTGGATTAAAAGCAACGATTTTATCCCGGTTCCAACATACCGGATTTTTTCTTGCTTCGGCTTATGAAGCGGAGGACCTGATCACTGTAGCCGGTTTTATAAAGTCGGGTCTAGGTGTATCAGTACTGCCTAAGACACTGGGTTTGATGTTAGATGAATTGGTCTGGATCCCTATCATTGATGAAGGATGGTACTGGGAAATAGGATTAAAGTGGAGAGATGATCATCATATTTCCCCTGCAGCGAAAAGATTTATTGAATATGTAGATACTTTACATCAAGGAGAATGA
- a CDS encoding glycoside hydrolase family 32 protein yields MNKIKKVHLSGENSISKDPENFIYKNEYRPQIHYSPKGNWMNDPNGMVYYEGEYHLFYQYTPHDTQPDFGRMHWGHAVSNDLIHWDELPPAISPGEDGAIFSGSAVVDKNNTSGFFNEAGSGLVAIYTNNDNSAQPGKPQVQSIAYSKDKGRTWTKYEGNPVLFPTETLDFRDPKVFWHEESSNWVMVLAVSDRVEFYTSSNLKDWSFASGFGSDIPGIHCGIFECPDVFKLQVDEDPNTTKWILTLSVGDRNGVNPNDSEPPAGGSGMMYFIGHFDGKVFTLDETLESFDAIQWIDYGSDFYAAVTWDGIPNEDGRKIWVGWMNNWRYASTLPSKEWRGHMSIPREIQLRTYSEGLRLIQAPITELNQLRKSILSLQDITIKPDMNVLSAVSAAKMEIIAEFEIGNAIEFGFKVRKSSSSNQETVIGYNVLDEELFADRTKSNAVDFHPDFAAKHKAPMKPEHKRIQLSIYVDWSSVEIFGNNGTTIISDTIFPDLGSTGLELYAIGGELKVVSLQINDLVSIWENQRV; encoded by the coding sequence GTGAATAAAATTAAAAAAGTACATCTATCAGGTGAAAATAGTATCAGCAAAGATCCAGAAAACTTTATTTATAAAAATGAATACAGACCCCAAATACATTATTCGCCTAAGGGAAATTGGATGAACGATCCTAACGGAATGGTTTATTACGAAGGAGAATATCACCTTTTCTACCAATATACTCCCCATGATACGCAGCCTGACTTCGGCAGAATGCATTGGGGGCATGCAGTAAGTAATGATTTAATACATTGGGATGAACTTCCACCAGCCATCTCGCCTGGGGAAGATGGCGCGATCTTTTCGGGAAGTGCGGTAGTCGATAAGAACAATACCAGTGGATTCTTCAACGAAGCAGGATCAGGATTGGTAGCAATTTATACTAATAACGATAACAGCGCTCAACCCGGTAAACCGCAGGTTCAAAGCATCGCTTACAGCAAGGACAAAGGTAGAACCTGGACAAAATATGAAGGTAACCCTGTCTTATTCCCCACGGAGACGCTAGACTTTCGAGACCCAAAAGTATTCTGGCATGAAGAATCTTCAAACTGGGTAATGGTTCTTGCTGTAAGTGACCGTGTAGAATTTTACACATCTTCGAATCTTAAGGATTGGTCTTTTGCAAGCGGTTTCGGTTCTGATATTCCGGGCATTCATTGTGGGATTTTTGAATGTCCTGATGTTTTTAAACTCCAAGTGGATGAAGACCCTAACACCACTAAATGGATTCTGACACTAAGTGTCGGAGATAGAAATGGCGTAAATCCAAACGATTCAGAACCACCCGCAGGCGGTTCTGGCATGATGTATTTTATTGGTCACTTTGATGGTAAGGTTTTTACACTAGATGAAACATTGGAATCATTCGATGCAATCCAATGGATAGATTACGGATCTGACTTTTACGCGGCCGTGACCTGGGACGGTATCCCGAATGAGGATGGGCGAAAGATTTGGGTCGGCTGGATGAATAATTGGCGTTATGCTTCCACTCTTCCTTCTAAAGAATGGCGTGGTCATATGTCCATCCCACGTGAGATTCAGCTCAGGACGTATTCGGAAGGACTTCGCTTAATTCAAGCACCCATAACTGAGTTAAATCAACTTAGAAAATCAATTCTGTCTCTACAAGACATTACGATTAAACCAGATATGAACGTTTTGTCTGCTGTTTCTGCTGCAAAGATGGAAATTATTGCGGAATTCGAAATTGGTAATGCAATAGAATTTGGGTTCAAGGTGCGAAAGTCTTCCTCTTCCAACCAGGAGACAGTCATCGGATATAATGTCTTGGATGAGGAGTTGTTTGCCGATCGAACGAAGTCGAACGCTGTTGATTTCCATCCCGATTTTGCTGCAAAACACAAGGCCCCCATGAAGCCAGAGCATAAACGGATACAGTTGAGCATCTATGTTGATTGGTCAAGTGTAGAGATCTTTGGCAACAATGGGACAACTATCATTTCAGACACGATTTTCCCCGACTTGGGAAGTACAGGGCTGGAACTCTATGCCATTGGCGGAGAACTAAAGGTCGTGTCGCTTCAAATCAATGATCTCGTAAGCATTTGGGAAAATCAGAGGGTTTAG